A stretch of Megalobrama amblycephala isolate DHTTF-2021 linkage group LG14, ASM1881202v1, whole genome shotgun sequence DNA encodes these proteins:
- the LOC125244473 gene encoding zinc finger protein 850-like translates to MEFIKEESADIKIEETFSLKQEETETLTDLMSLKEESQDLNDMKEKDLYEKQHDFISKEKSFNCSQTENTSSQKRETRSNFICKQCGKSFSQHKHLKVHMGVHTGEKPYTCQQCGKSFNRKGTLKVHMNVHTGESCYSCQQCGISFTRKGNLKRHMGIHTREKSYTCQQCEKVFKLKRSLNCHMSFHTGEKHFSCQQCGKSFNRKGSLNYHMKIHTEEKPFTCQQCGKSFNRKGALKVHMNVHTGESRYSCQLCGISFTRKGNLKRHMGIHTGQKSYACQKCGKVFNLKRNLNCHMSVHSGEKHFSCQQCGKSFNQKGHLTDHMRIHTEEKPFTCPQCGKSFNLKGTLKDHMKIHTGEKPYTCPQCGKSFKRKGQLNVHIRIHTGEKPFTCQQCGKSFSIKGNLKDHMKIHTGEKPYTCPQCGKSFRSKGQFKGHMRIHTGEKPFTCQQCGKCFNQSGTLNVHMRIHTGEKPYALGIQVLVIYLMALEEEGQDLNDMKEKDLYEKRHDFINEEKSFSCSQTEKTSSQKRETRSNFICKQCGKSFSQRKNLEVHMGVHTGEKPYTCQQCGKSFNRKGNLKVHMNVHTGESCYFCQQCGISFTRKGNLKRHMGIHSREKSYTCQQCRKVFKLKRSLNCHMSIHTEEKHFSCQHCGKSFNRKGRLNYHMKIHTEEKPFTCPQCGKSFKLKGHLQVHMIIHTGELPFSCQQCGKSFKLKAHLKDHMRIHTGEKPYTCPQCGKSFSRKGPFKDHIRIHTGEKPFTCQQCGKSFKQKAILNTHMRIHTGEKPFTCPQCGRSFKLKGHLKDHMRIHTGEKPYTCPQCGKSFSRKGPFKDHMRIHTGELPFCCQQCGKCFNQSGTLNMHMRIHTGEKPYTCTHCGKSFRLKGHLKGHMRIHTKSFNQPGTLNMHKRIHTGDNSFICDRCGKSFRYKGTLKYHMSLHSRFT, encoded by the exons ACCTCATGTCACTGAAAGAGGAGAGTCAAGATCTGAATGACATGAAAGAGAAAGATCTGTATGAGAAACAGCATGATTTCATATCTAAAGAAAAATCTTTTAATTGCTCACAGACTGAAAATACTTCATCACAAAAAAGAGAGACTAGAAGTAATTTCATCTGtaaacagtgtggaaagagtttcagtcagcATAAacaccttaaagtccacatgggagttcacaccggagagaagccttatacctgccaacagtgtggaaagagtttcaaccGAAAAGGAacccttaaagtccacatgaacgttcacactggagagagctgTTAttcctgccaacagtgtggaataAGTTTCACTCGAAAAGGAAACTTGAAAAGGCACATGGGAATTCACACTAGAGAGAAgtcttacacctgccaacagtgtgagAAAGTTTTTAAACTTAAAAGAAGTCTTAATTGCCACATGAGctttcatactggagagaagcatTTCagctgccaacagtgtggaaagagtttcaaccGAAAAGGAAGTCTTAATTaccacatgaaaattcacactgaAGAGAAGCCTTTTAcgtgccaacagtgtggaaagagtttcaaccGAAAAGGAGCCCTTAAGGTTCACATGAacgttcacactggagagagccgTTATTCCTGCCAACTGTGTGGAATAAGTTTCACTCGAAAAGGAAACTTGAAAAGGCACATGGGAATTCACACTGGACAGAAGTCATATGCCTGCCAAAAGTGTGGGAAAGTTTTTAACCTAAAAAGAAATCTTAATTGCCACATGAGCGTTCATTCTGGAGAGAAGCATTTCagctgccaacagtgtggaaaaagtttcaaccAAAAAGGACACCTTACagaccacatgagaattcacactgaagAGAAGCCTTTtacctgccctcagtgtggaaaaagttttaaTCTAAAAGGAACCCTTAAAGaccacatgaaaattcacacaGGAGAGAAACCCTACacatgccctcagtgtggaaaaagtttcaagCGAAAAGGACAACTTAATGTCCAcataagaattcacactggagagaagcctttcacctgccaacagtgtggaaaaagtttcagtataaaaggaaaccttaaagaccacatgaaaattcacactggagagaaaccctacacatgccctcagtgtggaaagagtttcaggaGCAAAGGTCAGTTTAAaggccacatgagaattcacactggagagaagcctttcacctgccaacaatgtggaaaatgTTTCAACCAATCAGGAACCCTTAACgtgcacatgagaattcacactggagagaagccttatgcCCTgggtatacaggtgctggtcatat ACCTGATGGCGCTGGAAGAGGAGGGTCAAGATCTGAATGACATGAAGGAGAAAGATCTGTATGAGAAACGGCATGATTTCATAAATGAAGAAAAATCTTTTAGTTGCTCACAGACTGAAAAGACATCCTCACAAAAAAGAGAGACTAGAAGTAATTTCATCTGTAagcagtgtggaaagagtttcagtcagcGTAAAAACCTTGAAGTCCACATGGGagttcacaccggagagaagccttacacctgccaacagtgtggtaAGAGTTTCAACcgaaaaggaaaccttaaagtccacatgaacgttcacactggagagagctgTTATttctgccaacagtgtggaataAGTTTCACTCGAAAAGGAAACTTGAAAAGGCACATGGGAATTCACTCTAGAGAGAAgtcttacacctgccaacagtgtagGAAAGTTTTTAAGCTAAAAAGAAGTCTTAATTGCCACATGAGCATTCATACTGAAGAGAAGCATTTCAGCTGCCAACATTGTGGAAAAAGTTTTAACCGAAAAGGACGACTTAATTaccacatgaaaattcacactgaAGAGAAGCCTTTTActtgccctcagtgtggaaaaagtttcaaacTAAAAGGACACCTTCAAGTCCATATGATAATTCACACAGGAGAGCTCCCTTTCTcatgccaacaatgtggaaaaagtttcaaacTAAAAGCACACCTTAAAGACCATATGAGGATTCACACAGGAGAGAAACCCTACacatgccctcagtgtggaaaaagtttcagtcGCAAAGGACCGTTTAAAGACCAcataagaattcacactggagagaagcctttcacctgccaacaatgtggaaaaagtttcaagCAAAAAGCAATCCTTAACacacacatgagaattcacactggagagaagcctttcacctgccctcagtgtggaaggAGTTTCAAACTAAAAGGACACCTTAaagaccacatgagaattcacacagGAGAGAAACCCTACacatgccctcagtgtggaaagagcttcagTCGCAAAGGTCCGTTTAaagaccacatgagaattcacactggagagctCCCTTTCtgctgccaacaatgtggaaaatgTTTCAACCAATCAGGAACCCTTAACatgcacatgagaattcacactggagagaagccttacacttGCACTCATTGTGGAAAAAGTTTTAGACTAAAAGGCCACCTTAAaggccacatgagaattcacacaaaaagtttTAACCAACCAGGAACCCTTAACATGCAcaagagaattcacactggagataATTCGTTCATATGTGATcgatgtggaaagagttttagaTATAAAGGAACCTTAAAGTACCACATGAGCCTTCACTCAAGGTTCACATAA